The following are encoded in a window of Streptomyces sp. 11x1 genomic DNA:
- a CDS encoding MFS transporter: protein MTASARTAADASKFPEEGHVGRRRSVALAVISSAQLMFLLDATIVNVALPDIQRSLRLEGSDLEWVVASYSIAFGGLLMLGGRAGDILGRRRVFMTGVAVFTVASLLGGFATEAWLLTVCRTAQGVGAAAASPAALSLIAVTFPEGPGRNRAVGWYTAVATAGGGVGLLAGGLITVHLSWRWVMFVNVPLGVTILAVGAGVLRETPRTRGAFDVLGAVTGTLAALLLCFGLIDGASGGGNWSSSAVLGALGAAAVLLPVFVLVERRSAQPLVPLRLFADRTRLGSYAVTALISTAVFGIFFFLTLFLQQVWDYSPLRTALVYLPLTCLLILGAKAGSPLLALFGTRAVVCSGLLVATTGILWLARIGDSGGYTTGMLVPTVLTYAGLGVTGVPLTLTALAKVADEDSGAASGLVNMARQIGGATGLAVLGAVAWSSGAAASDGTAAGLSTGVARGFAVAGGLTLLALCVAALTLPRKGR from the coding sequence ATGACGGCGTCCGCGCGGACCGCCGCCGACGCCTCGAAGTTCCCCGAGGAGGGCCACGTCGGCAGGCGGCGGTCGGTCGCGCTCGCGGTGATCTCCTCGGCGCAGCTGATGTTCCTGCTGGACGCGACCATCGTCAACGTGGCGCTGCCCGACATCCAGAGGTCGTTGCGGCTGGAGGGCTCGGACCTGGAGTGGGTCGTGGCCTCGTACTCGATCGCCTTCGGCGGCCTGCTGATGCTGGGCGGCCGGGCGGGGGACATCCTCGGCAGGCGGCGCGTGTTCATGACCGGCGTGGCGGTCTTCACCGTCGCCTCGCTGCTCGGCGGATTCGCCACCGAGGCATGGCTGCTGACCGTCTGCCGCACCGCGCAGGGGGTGGGCGCCGCCGCGGCCTCGCCCGCCGCCCTGTCGCTGATCGCGGTGACCTTCCCCGAGGGCCCGGGGCGCAACCGGGCCGTCGGCTGGTACACGGCGGTGGCCACGGCGGGCGGCGGTGTGGGACTGCTGGCGGGCGGACTCATCACCGTCCACCTGTCCTGGCGCTGGGTGATGTTCGTGAACGTCCCGCTCGGCGTGACGATCCTCGCCGTCGGCGCCGGGGTGCTGCGCGAAACCCCGCGCACCCGCGGCGCGTTCGACGTCCTCGGGGCGGTCACCGGCACCCTGGCCGCTCTGCTGCTGTGCTTCGGACTGATCGACGGCGCGTCCGGCGGCGGCAACTGGTCCTCGTCGGCGGTGCTGGGGGCGCTCGGCGCGGCGGCCGTCCTGCTGCCCGTATTCGTTCTCGTCGAGCGGCGCAGCGCCCAACCCCTGGTCCCCCTGCGGCTGTTCGCCGACCGCACCCGACTGGGCAGCTACGCCGTGACGGCGCTCATCAGCACGGCCGTGTTCGGCATCTTCTTCTTCCTGACCCTCTTCCTCCAACAGGTCTGGGACTACAGCCCGCTGCGCACCGCGCTGGTCTACCTCCCGCTGACCTGTCTGCTCATCCTGGGGGCCAAGGCGGGCTCCCCGCTCCTCGCGCTCTTCGGCACCCGTGCGGTGGTCTGCAGCGGTCTGCTGGTGGCCACCACCGGGATCCTGTGGCTGGCGAGGATCGGCGACTCCGGCGGCTACACCACCGGAATGCTCGTGCCGACCGTGCTGACCTACGCGGGTCTGGGCGTGACCGGCGTGCCGCTGACCCTGACCGCGCTCGCGAAGGTCGCCGACGAGGACTCGGGCGCGGCGTCGGGACTGGTCAACATGGCCCGCCAGATCGGCGGTGCGACCGGTCTCGCCGTGCTGGGCGCGGTGGCGTGGTCGTCCGGTGCCGCCGCGTCCGACGGGACGGCGGCGGGACTGTCCACGGGGGTCGCCCGGGGGTTCGCCGTGGCGGGTGGCCTCACCCTGCTGGCGCTGTGCGTGGCGGCCCTCACCCTGCCCCGGAAGGGCCGGTGA